Proteins encoded together in one Anopheles darlingi chromosome 3, idAnoDarlMG_H_01, whole genome shotgun sequence window:
- the LOC125953442 gene encoding tubulin-specific chaperone E yields the protein MILQNHLEQGVRVKVGQHFGTVRYVGEVPNTEGEWIGIEWDDPDRGKHSGSVNGVQYFQTRMPNAGSMIRGEKLTKFQTLEQAIVEKYIVTENTLRVDSEMLRAVQKQLHASLFEIVGMEKIGGKQSNLQQLVDVSVRYCPVNAAGDLSHFANLQMLDVSSTLLWNWSQVGSIVEQIPSLHELNLSNNRFVDPYEEQVGPLAQKFKNIRKIILKNCALGSWSAVVRLARLWPAIEYLSVEQNGIEFVDDQLNGPHILALSRIKHLDLQNNAVRDAQSLHNLGHLPALEELLLNGNGLREIRFADDCPHNEKVDVFRNLRTIYLRDNPLQDQCAVFNELDKLARLEQVMIDPDPTVSYEETVARIVGSIAGLRVFNRSTISEKLRRDSECDMWKLYANQWVEVRNDAQRLKAFFKTHRMYPRVMERLGSPEYFLPDTRKASNMIQLQLLNEKTGERRDKKVPKRINLHTLQNLIVKLFALPDGDPALALYLLDRKRKVRIPLEHHAKSLDFYSVEDGDTIVFV from the exons ATGATCCTGCAAAACCATCTGGAGCAGGGAGTTCGTGTTAAAGTGGGCCAACATTTCGGAACCGTGCGATACGTGGGCGAG GTTCCAAACACGGAAGGAGAGTGGATCGGTATCGAATGGGACGATCCAGACCGTGGCAAACATTCCGGAAGCGTCAATGGGGTGCAGTACTTCCAAACAAG AATGCCGAATGCAGGCTCGATGATCCGTGGCGAGAAGCTCACCAAGTTCCAGACGCTCGAGCAAGCGATCGTGGAGAAGTACATCGTAACGGAAAACACGCTGCGCGTCGACTCGGAGATGTTGCGAGCGGTTCAAAAGCAGCTGCATGCATCCCTGTTCGAGATCGTCGGTATGGAGAAGATTGGTGGTAAGCAGAGcaatctgcagcagctggtcgATGTCTCGGTGCGCTACTGTCCGGTGAACGCGGCCGGAGATTTAAGCCACTTTGCGAACCTGCAGATGCTGGACGTTTCCTCGACGCTCCTGTGGAACTGGAGCCAAGTGGGCAGCATCGTTGAGCAGATTCCTTCACTACATGAGCTGAATCTTTC CAATAATCGCTTCGTCGATCCGTATGAGGAACAGGTCGGCCCGTTAGCACAAAAGTTTAAAAACATTCGCAAAATCATTCTCAAAAACTGTGCGCTCGGATCGTGGTCTGCCGTTGTTCGGCTGGCGCGGCTCTGGCCCGCTATCGAGTACCTGTCGGTCGAACAGAACGGCATCGAGTTCGTGGACGACCAGTTGAACGGACCGCACATTCTAGCACTCAGCCGCATTAAACATCTTGATCTACAGAACAACGCAGTGCGCGATGCGCAGTCGCTGCACAATCTTGGCCACCTACCGGCGCTcgaggaactgctgctgaatggTAATGGATTGCGCGAGATTCGCTTTGCCGACGATTGCCCACATAACGAGAAGGTGGATGTATTTCGGAACCTGCGTACCATCTATCTGCGCGATAATCCACTGCAAGATCAGTGCGCCGTGTTCAACGAGCTGGACAAGCTGGCACGGCTGGAGCAGGTAATGATCGATCCGGATCCAACTGTAAGCTACGAGGAAACGGTGGCACGCATCGTCGGTTCAATCGCGGGGCTGCGGGTGTTTAATCGTTCCACGATCAGCGAGAAGTTGCGCCGCGACTCGGAGTGTGACATGTGGAAACTGTACGCGAACCAGTGGGTCGAGGTGCGCAACGATGCGCAACGGTTGAAGGCATTCTTCAAGACACACCGCATGTATCCTCGTGTGATGGAAC GTCTCGGCAGTCCGGAATATTTTCTACCGGACACTCGCAAAGCCAGCAACATGATACAACTGCAACTGTTGAACGAGAAGACGGGCGAAAGGCGCGACAAGAAGGTACCGAAGCGCATTAATCTGCACACACTCCAGAACTTGATCGTGAAGCTGTTTGCCCTTCCCGATGGTGATCCCGCATTGGCCTTGTACCTACTCGATCGCAAGCGCAAGGTGCGCATACCGCTCGAACACCATGCCAAGAGTTTGGACTTTTACTCCGTGGAGGACGGTGATACGATCGTCTTCGTATGA
- the LOC125953509 gene encoding PSME3-interacting protein isoform X2 encodes MASGFVTETELAEARRLRQEEWEKVRTADQPEEAPEEPYDGRSLYDRLQEQKQKKDLEFEEAHKLKNMIKGLDDDEVEFLDLVDKNRMNAERQAQLEERKELNEFRAKVATLQEKRLDEQQVSKPKPTKLPVTSSRTSQKQILAGAVVRKRKLEPDTASTAGPKETSGSSVVPEPSNVEEGKDERVADDEKSNESANNTGGKTVVPGSALRVIGILPGIGSYSGYGEGSDSDNSSDSSDLDTSQPGVDWIGRKIRKTCDEN; translated from the exons ATGGCGAGCGGATTCGTGACGGAAACAGAGTTGGCCGAAGCTCGTCGCTTGCGGCAGGAGGAATGGGAAAAGGTGCGAACCGCGGATCAGCCGGAAG AGGCCCCCGAGGAGCCGTACGATGGAAGATCGCTGTACGATCGACTGCAAgagcaaaagcagaagaaagatCTGGAGTTCGAAGAAGCCCACAAGCTGA AAAACATGATCAAAGGTctggacgatgatgaggtTGAATTTTTGGATCTGGTCGATAAAAATCGAATGAACGCGGAAAGACAGGCCCAGCTGGAGGAGCGAAAAGAACTAAACGAATTCCGCGCTAAAGTGGCCACTCTGCAGGAGAAGCGGTTAGATGAG CAGCAGGTTTCAAAGCCCAAACCGACCAAATTGCCCGTCACCAGTTCACGAACGAGTCAAAAGCAAATTCTGGCCGGTGCCGTTGTCCGCAAACGTAAACTAGAACCCGACACCGCATCAACTGCAGGGCCCAAAGAAACCTCCGGATCATCAGTGGTGCCAGAACCGTCAAATGTGGAGGAAGGCAAGGATGAAAGggtggctgatgatgagaaatcgaacgaaagcgCAAATAATACGGGTGGCAAAACAGTAGTACCCGGTTCGGCCCTGAGAGTAATTGGTATACTGCCAGGAATCGGGTCGTACAGTGGATATGGAGAAGGTTCCGATTCAGACAACAGTTCCGATTCGTCGGATTTGGACACTAGTCAACCGGGCGTGGACTGGATCGGTCGCAAGATACGCAAAACATGTGATGAAAACTGA
- the LOC125953509 gene encoding PSME3-interacting protein isoform X1 — protein MASGFVTETELAEARRLRQEEWEKVRTADQPEEAPEEPYDGRSLYDRLQEQKQKKDLEFEEAHKLKNMIKGLDDDEVEFLDLVDKNRMNAERQAQLEERKELNEFRAKVATLQEKRLDEQIQQQVSKPKPTKLPVTSSRTSQKQILAGAVVRKRKLEPDTASTAGPKETSGSSVVPEPSNVEEGKDERVADDEKSNESANNTGGKTVVPGSALRVIGILPGIGSYSGYGEGSDSDNSSDSSDLDTSQPGVDWIGRKIRKTCDEN, from the exons ATGGCGAGCGGATTCGTGACGGAAACAGAGTTGGCCGAAGCTCGTCGCTTGCGGCAGGAGGAATGGGAAAAGGTGCGAACCGCGGATCAGCCGGAAG AGGCCCCCGAGGAGCCGTACGATGGAAGATCGCTGTACGATCGACTGCAAgagcaaaagcagaagaaagatCTGGAGTTCGAAGAAGCCCACAAGCTGA AAAACATGATCAAAGGTctggacgatgatgaggtTGAATTTTTGGATCTGGTCGATAAAAATCGAATGAACGCGGAAAGACAGGCCCAGCTGGAGGAGCGAAAAGAACTAAACGAATTCCGCGCTAAAGTGGCCACTCTGCAGGAGAAGCGGTTAGATGAG CAAATACAGCAGCAGGTTTCAAAGCCCAAACCGACCAAATTGCCCGTCACCAGTTCACGAACGAGTCAAAAGCAAATTCTGGCCGGTGCCGTTGTCCGCAAACGTAAACTAGAACCCGACACCGCATCAACTGCAGGGCCCAAAGAAACCTCCGGATCATCAGTGGTGCCAGAACCGTCAAATGTGGAGGAAGGCAAGGATGAAAGggtggctgatgatgagaaatcgaacgaaagcgCAAATAATACGGGTGGCAAAACAGTAGTACCCGGTTCGGCCCTGAGAGTAATTGGTATACTGCCAGGAATCGGGTCGTACAGTGGATATGGAGAAGGTTCCGATTCAGACAACAGTTCCGATTCGTCGGATTTGGACACTAGTCAACCGGGCGTGGACTGGATCGGTCGCAAGATACGCAAAACATGTGATGAAAACTGA